A single genomic interval of Schistocerca americana isolate TAMUIC-IGC-003095 chromosome 2, iqSchAmer2.1, whole genome shotgun sequence harbors:
- the LOC124595193 gene encoding tRNA (adenine(58)-N(1))-methyltransferase catalytic subunit TRMT61A-like — protein sequence MSFARFKEVIEEDDTVILYVNVNSMHALKVTPQIKNKNGALVSNVFQTVYGALKVDSLIGKKFGSKVKLTKGWVYVLHPTPELWTLTLLHRTQIIYTPDISMIIFQLELKPGSIVIEAGTGSGSLSHALIRTIKPSGHLFTYDFHAARVDVVREEFKEHGLSEYVSVEHRDVCEDGFGAAVTNRADAVFLDLPKPWDAVPYAVAAFKKIGGRFVSFSPCIEQVQNTCKALSENGFFEIVTMECLLKELNVQVRAMPILNIGAKETTSQKTYNTASPGLSVCGHSGYITAATLPPRQD from the coding sequence ATGAGTTTCGCACGCTTCaaagaagtgatagaagaagacgATACCGTTATACTTTATGTAAACGTTAACAGTATGCATGCATTGAAAGTGacaccacaaataaaaaataaaaatggggCTCTTGTGTCAAATGTTTTCCAAACTGTTTATGGCGCATTAAAAGTAGATTCTCTAATTGGTAAAAAATTTGGAAGCAAAGTTAAATTAACTAAAGGATGGGTATACGTACTTCACCCAACACCGGAATTGTGGACTTTAACTTTACTTCATAGGACACAAATCATATACACACCGGATATTAGCATGATAATTTTTCAGTTGGAGCTAAAGCCGGGAAGCATAGTTATTGAAGCAGGAACTGGAAGTGGCTCGCTCTCTCACGCCTTGATCCGAACAATAAAACCATCAGGACATTTGTTTACATATGATTTTCATGCTGCGAGAGTCGACGTAGTTCGGGAAGAGTTTAAGGAACATGGTTTGTCAGAGTATGTATCTGTTGAACACCGTGATGTCTGTGAGGATGGTTTCGGGGCGGCTGTTACAAATCGTGCAGACGCAGTATTCCTTGACTTGCCGAAGCCTTGGGATGCAGTACCTTATGCAGTTGCGGCTTTTAAAAAAATCGGCGGCAGATTTGTATCATTTTCACCGTGTATAGAGCAAGTGCAAAACACTTGCAAGGCTTTGAGTGAGAATGGATTTTTCGAGATAGTGACAATGGAATGTTTGCTTAAAGAACTGAATGTGCAAGTACGTGCCATGCCCATTTTGAATATAGGAGCAAAAGAAACAACCTCGCAAAAAACTTACAATACTGCTTCACCTGGACTTTCGGTGTGTGGACATTCTGGCTACATTACAGCAGCGACACTACCACCTCGCCAAGACTGA